A segment of the Prochlorococcus marinus XMU1412 genome:
GTGCCTTAAGTTCAACTTGTCTTACTCTTTCTCTAGAAACTTCTAATAATCTTCCAATTTCTGCAAGCGTATGTCTCTCATTTGCATCAAGTCCAAACCTTAGTTTGAGAACATGTTGTTCTTGCTCGCTTAAATGACTTAACCACTTACCAAGTTGCTCTTGATGCATTTTCTGTTCAACTTGATCTAAGGGCTCTTCGTTATTACTATCTGCAATTAAATCTCCTAAAAAGCTCCTGCCGTCATCGCCATTTACTGGAGCATCTAAACTACTTGTCGATAAAGCTTGTCTTAAAACAGAATCCAATTCTTCAACATCAATTTCCATTGCCTCTGCAATTTCAATTCTGCTTGGCATAGCACCAAGCTTATGAGCTAAATCTCTACTAACTTTTCTAATAGATGCTAACCTTTCACTTAAATGAACTGGTAAACGAATTGTTCTTGATTGACAGGCAATTGCTCTTGTCATACTCTGCCTAATCCACCAAAAGGCATAAGTAGAAAACTTATATCCTCTTGTCGGATCAAATTTTTCAACAGCCCTCTCTAACCCAAGAGAACCTTCTTGAACTAAATCAAGTAATTCCAATCCTTTACCTTGATATTTTTTTGCCACACTGACAACTAATCTTAAATTAGCTTTCATCATTCTTTCTTTAGCTCTTCGACCAATTTTTATAGTTCTTTTTTGCTGAGTTGTAAAATCATTAATCTTTTCATTTAATTGTCCATCTTCTGTAAGAATCATCATCTTCTGGACTTGATTACCCAATTCAATCTCTTCGGCAGGTGTTAATAAAGGAACTCTTCCAATATTCTGCAAATACCAACTTATTGGATCATTACTCCTCCTTTTTGGTTGTTCTGATTGAACTGGTAATGATGAAACCATTTTTTGACCTATTTAGGTGTATAAACTCTCGTACACTTTTGTAGAAATGGCCAAATATTTAATGCGCGCTTCAGATTTCAAGTAATATTTGTACACTTATGTGTTTAAAACTATAAATAACTCTCTTAAATTGTTTCTTTCAAGATATTTGTCTCGTTTTTATATTTCTCATTAATTTTGTCAGTTCATCACCAATAGCAGAAGCATTTGACCCACTTTTGCACTTTGATGCAGCAAATGAATGCAAAAGTACATATTTAGCAAAAAAATCTGTTGATATATTTCTACACAAGGTTAAATCAATCGCAGAACTACCAGCTACAAAACCAGATAAAAGATCACCCAATCCAGCTCGAGCTGTCTGAGAGTCGGTTCCAAAAAGTTGCCATACTTTTTTATTATCAGCAACTATGCTGTTAGCTCCTTTTAACAAAATACTGATATTGAATTCTTTTGCCGCATCACGAGCGAGCCCAACATTGGTCTTAGATTTTATATTAGGAAATAATCTTCCAAATTCTTTGCTATGTGGTGTAATCCATGTCTGAAACCTTCTCTCTAAAAAGAAATTTGCCCCCAACTTAGATTCCGAAATTCTATTAAGTGCATCTGCATCCAAAATTAATAATCCTTCAAAATCTAATAGAAAATCTTTTGATTTTTGCCAATCATCATTATCAATTCCTATTCCTGGACCGACAGCTAATGAATCAAACGCACTCAAATCAATATTTTTTAATGCACTGAAAAGAGATGAATTACCAGTTTGGTTACAATGCATAGTTTCTTTTAAAACTATTTCTGGGGCAACTTGCCAAATAGATTCAGCAACTATCCTAGGAAGGACGGCAGAGATAAAGCCTGCTCCACTGGATATGGCCCCTTTCAATGCCAAGTATGCAGCACCAGGATATTTTTCACTTCCGGCTATTAGTAATGTTCTGCCTCTTTGATATTTGTTGGAATTTTTTGGTAAAGAAGGTAAATCAATATTTTTTATATCTTTGTAAGTAACCTTAAAAATCTTTTTATCAATTTTGGATAGCTTACTAGTAGGCATCCCAATATCTATATGGTGCAATTCTCCAATAAAAGGTAAAGCAGAATCTTGGGTCAACCCAATCTTATAAAGACCAATGGCCAAGGTATAGTCTGCCTTTACTGCGTCTTCTAAAAAAGGGTCTCCTTTATCAGGACATAATCCTGTTGGGATATCAATACTTATTACCTTTCCAGATTTTTTATGAAATTTTTGATTAAACAGTTTAATTAATTTATCATCAACTTTTCTTGTTTGATTATTACCAAAAACTGCATCAATCCAAAGATCTTTCCCGTTTGCATCAGGAGGCTCTAGTAATTTTGTAACACCAATAGATGTAAGATAATTAAGGTGGTCATTTGTTAGTGTTTTTTTTATCGGGAATGGACACCATACCTGAACATTAAAACCTTTCAAAAAAAGCTCTCTAGCTATTACTGCACCATCCCCGCCATTATGCCCAGGGCCTATAAAAACAGTTATTCCATTCTTGAGAAGAGGTTTCTTTTTTAAGAGCCATCTACTAATTTGGATACCAGCTTTTTCCATCAATGCTTCTTGTGGCATCCCATCAGAAAACATTTCTTTCTCTACTATCAACATTTGCTTTGAATCAACAATTAAATGTTTAGAATCAATTGTTGGCCACACAATTTCGTTCATAATTAGTACAAAGCAATTGAAGAACTGTTCACAAATTTAAACTTCCATGTTAAAGACACAAAAGGATAAAAAATTAGAGAACTTTTTTTCTAATAATAAAACTAAAAAGAAGAAAAATATTATTGTAGGTCTTTCTGGTGGCGTAGATAGTTCCCTTTCAGCTGCTCTTCTTGTAGAAAGGGGCTGGAATGTTGAGGGGCTAACTCTTTGGCTAATGAAAGGACAAGGCTCCTGTTGTTCTGAAGGATTAGTAGATGCTGCTGGCCTTTGTGAAGATTTGGGAATTAATCATAAAATAATAGACTCAAGAGAAATTTTCGAAAGAGAGGTGATTAAAAAAACTACTGAAAGCTATGAGAATGGATTCACTCCACTGCCATGTTCGATGTGCAACAAGAATGTGAAATTTGAAGAGATGCTTAATTACGCAATTAACAAAAAAGACTTTACTCATATTGCGACAGGACATTACGCAAGGATAAAAAAATCATCTTATGCTGAAAAACTTAATTACAAGAGCTTTGTATTTAAGGACTTCCTTCTTCTCAGAGGTGCTGACGAAAAAAAAGACCAAAGTTATTTTCTTTATTCTCTTTCACAAGAAGTACTAAGCAGATTAGAATTTCCTCTTGGTGAAATGAAAAAGGAAGAGACAAGAAAGGAAGCCATGAGATTAGGCCTCAGAACTGCTCAAAAACCAGAAAGTCAAGATTTATGTTTAGTTGAGCATTATGGATCAATGCAGATATTTATCGACAAACACATTGAACCCAAAGAAGGAGAAATTGTTCATGTAAATGGGAAAGTCCTAGGAAAGCACAATGGTATTCAGCACTTTACAGTAGGTCAAAGAAAAGGTTTGGGCATTGCTTGGCCGGAACCATTATATGTAAAAAGTTTAGACAGGGTAAAAAACATAGTTTATGTGGCAGATAAAAGTGATCTATTTAATAGAGAAGCAATAATTAGTAAGGTTAACTGGGTTTCAATCGAAGAACCTAAGCAAGAGATTGAAGTAGAAGCACAAATCAGATATAGAAGTCATCCAGTAAAAGGAACTTTAATCCCTTTGAAAAATAAAGATCATCCTGCTAAAACATTTAAATTAATTTTTGAAGATAGTCAAAGTTCGGTAACGCCCGGACAAGCTGCAGTTTTTTATAAAGGAGAAATTTTATTAGGTGGAGGGTTAATTAATTAATTTTCCAAAAGATATTTAATCCCACAAAAAATATAAACAAAAACAAAATAGGTTTATCACCAAATTTTGTATAGAAAGTCTTTTCGGATGAAAAATTAGGGAACACTATTTCATTTCGCTCAACATCATAATCTAAAAGTTTAATTATTTTTCCATCATCTTGAACTAAGCCAGAAGGGCCTGTATTTGATACTAGTAAATTATTTTTCTTATTTTCAATACTTCTTAATCTAGCCAAAGATAGGAATTGATTATAAAGCTTAGCTGGATATGGATCTAAATTTGCTGCAGTTATTATTAGTTTAGCACCACTATTAATAGCTTTTCTTATTTCTAGTCCATCACTAATTTCGTAACATATAGCTACTGCTAATGGGGGTGTAATTTTAGTATCAAAAAATCTTGAATCAGAGCCTGGTTGAATTCCTCCTACTGCAGATAATCCTCTTGAAAAAATATTTAGAAATCTAGGTATTTTTTCACCTATTGGAACAAGTCTATTTTTATCAATAAATGAGGTAAAAGATTTATCTCCAATTTGAAATCCTAGTAAAGAACTTCTTAACTCATTATTTGAATTTCTGA
Coding sequences within it:
- a CDS encoding NAD(P)H-hydrate dehydratase — its product is MNEIVWPTIDSKHLIVDSKQMLIVEKEMFSDGMPQEALMEKAGIQISRWLLKKKPLLKNGITVFIGPGHNGGDGAVIARELFLKGFNVQVWCPFPIKKTLTNDHLNYLTSIGVTKLLEPPDANGKDLWIDAVFGNNQTRKVDDKLIKLFNQKFHKKSGKVISIDIPTGLCPDKGDPFLEDAVKADYTLAIGLYKIGLTQDSALPFIGELHHIDIGMPTSKLSKIDKKIFKVTYKDIKNIDLPSLPKNSNKYQRGRTLLIAGSEKYPGAAYLALKGAISSGAGFISAVLPRIVAESIWQVAPEIVLKETMHCNQTGNSSLFSALKNIDLSAFDSLAVGPGIGIDNDDWQKSKDFLLDFEGLLILDADALNRISESKLGANFFLERRFQTWITPHSKEFGRLFPNIKSKTNVGLARDAAKEFNISILLKGANSIVADNKKVWQLFGTDSQTARAGLGDLLSGFVAGSSAIDLTLCRNISTDFFAKYVLLHSFAASKCKSGSNASAIGDELTKLMRNIKTRQIS
- a CDS encoding RpoD/SigA family RNA polymerase sigma factor produces the protein MVSSLPVQSEQPKRRSNDPISWYLQNIGRVPLLTPAEEIELGNQVQKMMILTEDGQLNEKINDFTTQQKRTIKIGRRAKERMMKANLRLVVSVAKKYQGKGLELLDLVQEGSLGLERAVEKFDPTRGYKFSTYAFWWIRQSMTRAIACQSRTIRLPVHLSERLASIRKVSRDLAHKLGAMPSRIEIAEAMEIDVEELDSVLRQALSTSSLDAPVNGDDGRSFLGDLIADSNNEEPLDQVEQKMHQEQLGKWLSHLSEQEQHVLKLRFGLDANERHTLAEIGRLLEVSRERVRQVELKALRKLRNLTRKLPSGI
- the mnmA gene encoding tRNA 2-thiouridine(34) synthase MnmA, coding for MLKTQKDKKLENFFSNNKTKKKKNIIVGLSGGVDSSLSAALLVERGWNVEGLTLWLMKGQGSCCSEGLVDAAGLCEDLGINHKIIDSREIFEREVIKKTTESYENGFTPLPCSMCNKNVKFEEMLNYAINKKDFTHIATGHYARIKKSSYAEKLNYKSFVFKDFLLLRGADEKKDQSYFLYSLSQEVLSRLEFPLGEMKKEETRKEAMRLGLRTAQKPESQDLCLVEHYGSMQIFIDKHIEPKEGEIVHVNGKVLGKHNGIQHFTVGQRKGLGIAWPEPLYVKSLDRVKNIVYVADKSDLFNREAIISKVNWVSIEEPKQEIEVEAQIRYRSHPVKGTLIPLKNKDHPAKTFKLIFEDSQSSVTPGQAAVFYKGEILLGGGLIN